Sequence from the Platichthys flesus chromosome 2, fPlaFle2.1, whole genome shotgun sequence genome:
CAGCTCAGCACCTTGAACAAGTTTCCAGACACCGTGCTTGGGAACCCCATGAAGCGGATCAATTTCTTTGACCCGATAAAAAACGAATACTTCTTTGACAGAAACCGTCCGTCGTTCGATGGGATCTTGTACTTCTACCAGTCCGGGGGCAGAATCCGCAGACCAGCCAACGTCCCCTTAGATGTTTTTGCAGCCGAAATCGTTTTTTACGAGTTGGGCGACGAAGCGATGGAGCAGTTCCGTGAGGACGAGGGGTTTGTCAAAGAGCCGGAAGTCCTCTTGCCCGACAACGAACTCCAGCGACAGTTCTGGCTCTTGTTTGAATACCCTGAGAGCTCCAGTGCAGCCAGATCTGTGGCCCTGGTTTCTGTGTTCGTCATCGTCatctccatcttcatcttctgccTGGAGACTCTGCCGGAGTTTAGGGACGACCCTGACGTGATCCACAGTTTGACCCAACTCATCAACGGCTCCAGAGACAGTTCGGCTCCTCGTCCCGCCACTAAAGACATCTTTGCTTATATCACGGACCCCTTTTTCATAGTGGAGACTATTTGCATCATTTGGTTCTGCTTTGAAGCCGGTGTCCGCTTTGTGGTCTGCCCCAGCAAGAGTGATTTCTTCAATAACCTCATGAATATCATTGACTTAGTCTCGATAGTTCCCTACTTCGTCACCCTGGGTACGGAGCTGGCTACGACCCCTGACGATGATATGAACTCTGGTCAGAACATGTCACTGGCGATCCTACGAATCATCCGACTGGTGAGAGTCTTCCGAATTTTCAAGCTCTCCCGACACTCGAAAGGCCTTCAGATCCTGGGTCAGACATTGAAAGCCAGTATGAGGGAACTGGGGCTGCTCATTTTCTTCCTGTTCATAGGAGTCATCCTGTTCTCAAGTGCCATCTACTTTGCAGAAGTGGATGAGCTCAACACACAGTTTGTGAGCATCCCCGACGGCTTCTGGTGGGCCGTGGTGACCATGACCACGGTGGGATATGGAGACATGTGCCCCATCACCATCGGAGGCAAAATGGTCGGCACCCTCTGCGCAATTAGCGGTGTCCTGACCATCGCCTTGCCCGTCCCCGTCATCGTCTCcaactttaattatttttaccaCCGGGAGACCGAGCAGGAAGAGAAGCAGATGATAGACGCGGCAACGGCGGCTGCCCAGAAAATGTCAGCGTTTAAGTTCGGAAGCACGCCTTCACTGAACAAAAGTAACGGCACGTTGCAGAATGAGAAGAACGGCATGCACTGATGGAGGAACTCAAGTATTATTTATGGCATGAAAGTCCGACACGCTGATAAGTTTCTCACTATTTTGTACTTCAGACACGTCAGCATTTGTGCAGGTTATCACAGTATTAATAGGCACCGTGTGGTGGCGAGACAGCCTTTACACAAGTTGTCTGTAAACTTGTGGATGTGTCAAAGTGCAATTAACACAACTCAGCAGCTACTATGGCAGTAACCTTTGAGGACAGGACCTGAGGGGTAGGATTATATCTCCTTCAGTGCAGTTTGAAGAAAAACGTGATTGTTCATTTGTGCTACAGACAAACGTTTGACCTTGGAAGGAGGGAATATAGATGCGAGAGGAAAAGCAAGTTGTAAAGCGTCCTTCTGGTTTGTAAAATGGTGAAAGTGTAtcccacacacaaagaaaagaagcatCTAAAGCTGAATGTATACTCAGAGCTCATATTCCATCACGGCTCCACTCTTAGTCTTCATTCCGTCCTTTACGGCGAAAATCTAGATGTTGCTTGTTCTGATTTTCAAGGGCGGGTCCAGTGCAAGGCAAGAGGACTCCGGCACACTCATTGTCTGATCAGCAAATCTGCAGCTGCGAATGCTCAGCGCCGGCACTTCTCCTTCTGACACAGCGTAACTATAGCTCCGTGATGAGCGGCTGGCACGTTAGCACGTCCAGGAAACTGCTTCGCAATGGTTGTACTATAACATGTGCGTTCAGCAGTGTCACTTATTGTTTTATccacatgattttatttttatcatttggGATTTTGCACTAAATTATGCAGACGTGTAGCAGGCTATTAATGTGGGTCGACCCTGTTCAAAAGCACATAGATGAATTGCACTGagagttttctttgtttttcacgAATCTAACAAGCACTTTTTTCCGGAGCTTTACACCATCAGCTGTTTTGTAGGAAAAACTAGCATTTATCTTTAGATTGTAAATACATGTGAGACGAGATGTATATTTGACATCGGAATGAGAATACAGAGGAGTAAACTAAGAGAAAAAACCTTCTCCATTTACCTTAACTCTCTTGGTACCATTGCATGGCATAGTGTGCCGAAATAAGAACTAACTCTAAATATAAGTATATGGAGTTTGACATATTTATTGAAACTAAATATCTTATTGCATCTTAAtcatattgtgataattattaaGTCCATGTGATAGGGAAAGCCAATACTCCAACTGGACTTGTGATATGATGAAGGCGTTTGTGTCTCATCCTGAATCGGTACAATACACTATATGCATGCCACATTACAATCTTATGATACATATAAAATTCAGCTTGCATTGAGATGACACCGGATGTAGTTGTAACTCAAGGAATGCCTTTCTTATAACCCCCCCAATATGCAATAATGATGACATGCAGGTGGAGAACAAACgctgtagccccccccccccattagcGGGAAAGAGCAATATACCTGTTGAAAATGCAATAAGGTGACGTCAGTTAGTCACATGgttactctgcactttactaCGGTGAGGAGCACTTCATGTTGGAGGactgttactgtgtgtgtgtcaacattgTGCAGTATACAGTGTCATATGTTTCATTTAACCCTGTAAAGAGTGCCTTTCATTAAACGCGTATCCTAACCTGCGTGAAGTTTCCCCTCGGATGATTTCATCTCTCGTGACATCAGgcagatttataaaaaatgaaatgcacatGTTTTTGCAGTG
This genomic interval carries:
- the LOC133973697 gene encoding potassium voltage-gated channel subfamily A member 10, with the translated sequence MEVPLVDFENMDIGINLGDPSDSGYPTTPTSEAPDQNLLTQRVTSPHPSPRRGRRRYQSGQEGRSPSSPPTVTTKDNSSSGSLISHLKLLINSESPGGSVFSKMPKDCYESEDLFERHCVEERDEKVVINISGLMFETQLSTLNKFPDTVLGNPMKRINFFDPIKNEYFFDRNRPSFDGILYFYQSGGRIRRPANVPLDVFAAEIVFYELGDEAMEQFREDEGFVKEPEVLLPDNELQRQFWLLFEYPESSSAARSVALVSVFVIVISIFIFCLETLPEFRDDPDVIHSLTQLINGSRDSSAPRPATKDIFAYITDPFFIVETICIIWFCFEAGVRFVVCPSKSDFFNNLMNIIDLVSIVPYFVTLGTELATTPDDDMNSGQNMSLAILRIIRLVRVFRIFKLSRHSKGLQILGQTLKASMRELGLLIFFLFIGVILFSSAIYFAEVDELNTQFVSIPDGFWWAVVTMTTVGYGDMCPITIGGKMVGTLCAISGVLTIALPVPVIVSNFNYFYHRETEQEEKQMIDAATAAAQKMSAFKFGSTPSLNKSNGTLQNEKNGMH